Proteins found in one Chloroflexota bacterium genomic segment:
- a CDS encoding zinc-binding dehydrogenase, whose protein sequence is MAKTGLAAVMPGFGQEFEIREYPVVDPWPGAIRIKISVANVCGSDIHTWQGDNAARYRTLEYPMIPGHEMMGVVDALGEGVTTDSNGEPLRIGDRVVYGYTFPCRSCAYCLTGRTTYCTNKGPNRKHSADVAPHFQGAFGQYFFLYPNHFLYKCPDEIPDATAATLNCAMSQVIYALEEAQLGLGDTVVVQGAGGLGLFATAIARERGAKKIIVIDGVPERLELAESFGAHELIDLRELPDSEQRIKRVWELTGGVGAEIACDFVGFPAVMLEGLQMLGNGGRYLEVGNINQGLTCEFEPNLLVRRHLRIIGMLQYEPRHLKQAVDFVSATQGKYPYHKLMAYEFPLTDINRAFKEQVTGKIPRAALRAW, encoded by the coding sequence ATGGCGAAGACTGGCCTGGCTGCCGTGATGCCGGGTTTCGGCCAGGAATTCGAGATTCGCGAGTATCCGGTCGTCGATCCGTGGCCGGGCGCGATCCGCATCAAGATCTCGGTGGCGAACGTCTGCGGCTCAGACATTCACACCTGGCAGGGCGACAACGCCGCCCGCTACCGCACCCTGGAATACCCGATGATCCCCGGACACGAGATGATGGGTGTGGTCGATGCGCTCGGCGAAGGGGTGACCACAGACAGCAACGGCGAGCCGCTCAGGATCGGCGACCGCGTGGTGTACGGGTACACCTTCCCGTGCCGGAGCTGCGCCTACTGCCTGACCGGCCGCACCACCTACTGCACCAACAAGGGCCCCAATCGGAAGCACAGCGCGGACGTAGCGCCGCACTTCCAGGGCGCCTTCGGCCAGTACTTCTTCCTCTATCCGAACCACTTCCTCTACAAGTGCCCAGACGAGATCCCGGACGCCACCGCCGCCACGCTCAACTGCGCGATGTCCCAGGTGATCTACGCGCTGGAAGAGGCGCAGCTTGGCCTGGGCGACACGGTCGTCGTGCAGGGCGCCGGCGGTCTGGGCCTGTTCGCCACGGCGATTGCCCGCGAGCGCGGCGCGAAGAAGATCATCGTGATCGACGGCGTGCCCGAGCGGCTGGAGCTGGCCGAGTCGTTCGGCGCGCACGAGCTGATCGACCTGCGCGAGCTGCCAGACTCGGAGCAGCGCATCAAGCGGGTCTGGGAGCTGACCGGTGGCGTCGGCGCGGAGATCGCCTGCGACTTCGTGGGCTTCCCGGCCGTGATGCTCGAAGGGCTCCAGATGCTCGGGAACGGCGGGCGCTACCTGGAGGTCGGCAACATCAACCAGGGGCTCACCTGCGAGTTCGAGCCGAACCTGCTGGTGCGCCGGCACCTGCGGATCATCGGGATGCTCCAGTACGAGCCGCGCCACCTGAAGCAGGCGGTGGACTTCGTCTCGGCGACGCAGGGCAAGTACCCGTACCACAAGCTGATGGCCTACGAGTTCCCGCTGACGGACATCAACCGGGCGTTCAAGGAGCAGGTGACGGGGAAGATCCCGCGCGCGGCACTGCGGGCCTGGTAA
- a CDS encoding VOC family protein, with amino-acid sequence MPFRINHIHLKSPDPKKTADWYVTAFNFKIVADDVRSFGDRFIRCQSEDGGMAVNISGARTGETLGPGDANPHHGLEHFGLDTDDIEAEIKRLVGLGATHMEGPIVMPTGGKIAFIKAPDDVRLELIQAPPK; translated from the coding sequence ATGCCGTTTCGGATCAACCACATCCACCTGAAGTCGCCAGACCCGAAGAAGACGGCGGACTGGTACGTCACCGCGTTCAACTTCAAGATCGTCGCGGACGACGTGCGGAGCTTCGGCGACCGCTTCATCCGCTGCCAGAGCGAGGATGGCGGTATGGCCGTCAACATCTCCGGCGCGCGCACCGGCGAGACGCTCGGCCCTGGCGACGCCAACCCGCATCATGGCCTGGAGCACTTCGGGCTGGACACTGACGACATCGAGGCCGAGATCAAGCGGCTCGTCGGGCTGGGCGCGACGCACATGGAAGGCCCGATTGTGATGCCGACCGGCGGCAAGATCGCCTTCATCAAGGCCCCTGACGATGTCCGTCTGGAGCTGATCCAGGCGCCGCCGAAGTAG
- a CDS encoding DUF429 domain-containing protein — MCLTPAVPLPLPLPTPAFRIVPAFAALLTASADETALVAIDIPIGLPSGRPRDDGRRRADEAARAFLGGRRGSSVFSAPCRRTLDATEYRAACASELAARGAQLSQQAFRIIPKIREVDRAILPAHQGPPGRAGAVAVREAHPESVFAALQGCGAAGRGLAHPKRTPAGETVRLELLRPLAGALDLSAIRAGLIAQHRAQAEGGGERSRGPVVGRDDIVDAVACLVAAYRVTAGLALVLPAGPPAFDERGLRMEIVA, encoded by the coding sequence GTGTGCCTGACACCCGCCGTGCCCCTGCCGTTGCCGTTGCCGACGCCCGCGTTTCGCATCGTGCCGGCGTTTGCTGCGCTCCTGACAGCATCGGCCGACGAGACCGCGCTGGTCGCCATCGACATCCCCATCGGCCTGCCCTCGGGCCGCCCGCGCGACGATGGCCGCCGCCGCGCCGACGAGGCCGCCCGCGCCTTCCTGGGCGGCCGACGCGGGTCCAGCGTCTTCTCGGCTCCCTGCCGGCGGACCCTCGATGCCACGGAGTACCGCGCGGCCTGCGCCTCGGAGTTGGCCGCGCGCGGCGCGCAACTGTCGCAGCAGGCGTTCCGGATCATCCCGAAGATCCGTGAGGTGGACCGGGCCATCCTGCCGGCACACCAGGGGCCGCCCGGCCGCGCCGGCGCCGTCGCCGTGCGGGAGGCGCACCCGGAGTCCGTGTTCGCCGCGCTGCAGGGCTGCGGCGCGGCGGGACGGGGGCTGGCGCACCCGAAACGCACCCCAGCCGGTGAGACCGTGCGGCTGGAGCTGCTGAGGCCGCTGGCCGGAGCGCTCGACCTCAGCGCGATCCGGGCCGGGCTGATCGCGCAGCACCGGGCGCAGGCTGAGGGCGGGGGCGAGCGGTCGCGCGGCCCCGTCGTCGGGCGAGACGACATTGTGGATGCTGTCGCCTGCCTGGTGGCCGCGTATCGGGTGACGGCCGGCCTGGCCCTCGTCTTGCCCGCCGGTCCACCAGCGTTTGACGAGCGCGGCCTTCGCATGGAGATCGTCGCCTGA
- the rpiB gene encoding ribose 5-phosphate isomerase B: protein MKIMVGADLAGLPLKGPVVDALRSWGHEVEDVGTHGEPVDFPDVARQVCDPVRTGKADRGIMVCGTGIGAAMAANKLPGIRAALCHDVYSAHQCVEHDDANVLCLGAQIVGDKLALDLLRTYLGAEFSTEEHFRRRVRKLAQMEQDAAAELAQ, encoded by the coding sequence ATGAAGATCATGGTGGGGGCGGACCTGGCCGGTCTGCCGCTCAAAGGTCCGGTGGTGGATGCGCTGCGCTCCTGGGGCCACGAGGTCGAGGACGTGGGCACCCATGGCGAGCCGGTCGATTTCCCGGACGTGGCCCGGCAGGTCTGCGACCCGGTCCGGACCGGCAAGGCCGACCGGGGCATTATGGTCTGCGGCACGGGTATCGGCGCGGCGATGGCGGCGAACAAGCTGCCAGGCATCCGGGCGGCGTTGTGCCACGACGTCTACTCGGCGCACCAGTGCGTGGAGCACGACGACGCCAACGTGCTCTGCCTGGGCGCGCAGATCGTCGGAGACAAGCTGGCGCTCGACCTCTTGAGGACGTACCTGGGCGCGGAGTTCTCGACGGAGGAGCACTTCCGGCGGCGGGTACGAAAGCTGGCGCAGATGGAGCAGGACGCCGCCGCCGAGCTGGCACAGTAG
- a CDS encoding aldo/keto reductase, giving the protein MELRRLGNSGLKVSAIGLGGNTLGGTADTETATAIIHKALDLGITFIDTANSYTNTRSEEILGTALLGRRQEVVLATKCGWPYASGNPYEGGLSRRWIMQSIDDSLRRLKTDYVDLYQAHRPDADTPLDETLRAFDDIVRAGKARYIGCSNYQAWELAQAVGMQTAGHLTPWASAQNRWNLLDGLDDPTLIPASRRLGVGIIPYTPLASGVLTGKYQRGVTPPAGTRAGDMPMIRQRMTDARLEAVERLAPWAEARGRSTTDLAIAWLLAFPEVSTVIVGARSPEQLALNAQAQDWVLTPEERDAVAALAT; this is encoded by the coding sequence ATGGAGCTACGACGACTGGGCAACTCGGGCCTGAAGGTCTCGGCCATCGGGCTGGGTGGCAACACGCTGGGCGGCACCGCCGACACCGAGACGGCCACCGCCATCATCCACAAGGCGCTCGACCTCGGCATCACCTTCATCGACACGGCCAACTCGTACACGAACACCCGCTCGGAGGAGATCCTCGGGACGGCCCTGCTGGGCCGTCGCCAGGAAGTCGTCCTGGCGACGAAGTGCGGCTGGCCGTATGCCTCCGGGAACCCGTACGAGGGCGGCCTCTCGCGTCGCTGGATCATGCAGTCCATCGACGACTCGCTGCGCCGCCTCAAGACGGATTACGTCGATCTCTACCAGGCCCACCGCCCCGACGCCGACACGCCGCTCGACGAGACGCTCCGCGCCTTCGACGACATCGTGCGGGCCGGCAAGGCGCGCTACATCGGCTGCTCCAACTATCAGGCCTGGGAGCTGGCGCAGGCCGTCGGGATGCAGACGGCGGGCCATCTGACGCCCTGGGCCTCGGCCCAGAACCGCTGGAACCTGCTCGACGGCCTGGACGATCCGACGCTCATCCCGGCCAGCCGCCGGCTGGGCGTCGGGATCATCCCATACACTCCGCTGGCGTCCGGCGTGCTGACCGGCAAGTACCAGCGCGGCGTCACGCCGCCGGCGGGCACCCGGGCCGGCGACATGCCGATGATCCGCCAGCGGATGACCGACGCCCGGTTGGAGGCTGTCGAGCGGCTGGCACCCTGGGCCGAGGCGCGGGGCCGGTCCACCACCGATCTCGCCATCGCCTGGCTGCTGGCGTTCCCCGAAGTCTCGACGGTCATCGTCGGAGCGCGCTCACCGGAGCAGCTTGCGCTGAACGCACAGGCGCAGGACTGGGTGCTGACCCCCGAGGAGCGCGACGCGGTCGCCGCCCTCGCCACCTGA
- a CDS encoding maleylpyruvate isomerase family mycothiol-dependent enzyme, with protein sequence MTNDPEVNRCLRLIRELLDGLRAELAALPPEGWAVETNCAPWLVRDLVAHIVVSGEGFAASIRQGLAGSVEPSISHGQREQRQAQLAAADPDAVNAAILAITDDFESIYERLTDADLGTIAFHRRGNRTVRWYAYHRLAEVAFHCWDLQASFNATAPFDEEIARLLLPTILESNAPRTYAAGLSAQKGSGERYQLVVADAPTMTWTVTIRPDRLEAVRGPAPADAPADTTITGSAANLALMLYGRRELSELFQRRDLWLDGDLLIAERFGTVFPRP encoded by the coding sequence ATGACAAATGATCCGGAGGTCAACCGCTGTTTGCGCCTGATTCGCGAGCTGCTGGACGGTCTGCGTGCCGAGCTTGCCGCCCTGCCGCCCGAGGGCTGGGCCGTCGAGACGAACTGCGCGCCCTGGCTGGTGCGAGACCTCGTGGCCCACATCGTCGTGAGTGGTGAGGGGTTCGCGGCCAGCATTCGGCAGGGGCTGGCCGGCTCGGTCGAGCCGAGCATCAGCCACGGCCAGCGCGAGCAGCGCCAGGCCCAGCTTGCCGCCGCCGATCCTGACGCGGTGAACGCGGCGATCCTCGCCATCACCGACGATTTCGAGTCGATCTACGAGCGGCTGACCGATGCAGACCTCGGGACCATCGCCTTTCACCGGCGCGGCAACCGGACGGTCCGCTGGTACGCCTATCACCGGCTGGCCGAGGTGGCCTTCCACTGCTGGGACCTCCAGGCATCCTTCAACGCCACCGCCCCCTTCGACGAGGAGATCGCGCGGCTGCTCCTACCGACCATCCTGGAGAGCAACGCGCCACGGACCTACGCGGCCGGCCTGAGCGCCCAGAAGGGCAGCGGTGAACGGTATCAACTGGTCGTGGCGGATGCGCCGACGATGACCTGGACGGTCACCATTCGCCCGGATCGGCTCGAAGCGGTGCGTGGCCCCGCGCCGGCTGATGCCCCGGCCGACACGACGATCACCGGCTCGGCGGCGAACCTCGCGCTGATGCTGTACGGGCGGCGGGAGCTGTCAGAGCTGTTCCAGCGTCGCGACCTCTGGCTGGACGGCGATCTGCTGATCGCGGAGCGGTTTGGGACGGTCTTCCCGCGCCCGTAG
- a CDS encoding FAD-dependent oxidoreductase: MSSVRVAVVGAGLAGLAAALTLARAGVSVRVLEAADRVGGRVQTLRAPFDDELYAEAGGEFVDGSHHLLHAFLRQYGLELLPIPDGRRLTRFDGVIRPGDSLTDLGPDGADAEERIAAESEALAARVADPLFPWASAADLDRISVGAWLDGLGISRLARTYQQIWRTVDYGAAPEHISLLQYARDERLWRQEAELASGRVYGGMDRLPAAMAAELGEQVTLCATVLAIRHDAHSVQVTYQHDGRQRALAASHVVIAAPPPAVRRLTLDPPLPEPQQDAYASLPMGQVTKVLFQVRRRFWQDQGVNGRAFTDGLVQASYETTAGQPGRRAILTVYTGDETAARLAAMPADERRAACLRELETLYPGCSAEIERVETAAWVVNGPSGGAYSHFRPGDLAEHGPWLAEPFGRLHFAGEHTDQWQATMNGALASGQRAAREILSAASAR; this comes from the coding sequence ATGTCGAGCGTTCGGGTGGCCGTCGTCGGGGCGGGGCTGGCCGGGTTGGCAGCCGCCCTGACTCTGGCACGGGCTGGCGTCTCGGTGCGGGTGCTCGAAGCGGCGGACCGGGTGGGCGGGCGGGTCCAGACGCTCCGCGCGCCGTTCGACGACGAGCTGTACGCCGAGGCTGGCGGCGAGTTTGTGGATGGCTCGCACCACCTGCTGCACGCCTTCCTGCGGCAGTATGGCCTGGAGCTGCTGCCGATTCCGGACGGTCGGCGACTGACGCGATTTGACGGCGTGATCCGGCCCGGGGATTCGCTGACCGACCTCGGACCCGACGGCGCGGACGCCGAGGAGCGGATCGCCGCCGAGTCCGAGGCGCTGGCCGCGCGCGTCGCCGATCCGCTGTTTCCCTGGGCGTCGGCAGCGGACCTCGACCGGATCTCCGTCGGTGCGTGGCTGGACGGCCTCGGGATCAGCAGGCTGGCGCGCACCTATCAGCAGATCTGGCGCACCGTAGACTACGGTGCTGCCCCAGAGCACATCTCGCTGCTGCAGTACGCGCGCGACGAGCGCCTCTGGCGACAGGAGGCCGAGCTGGCCTCCGGGCGGGTGTACGGCGGGATGGACCGGCTGCCCGCCGCCATGGCCGCCGAGCTGGGCGAGCAGGTCACCCTCTGCGCGACGGTCCTGGCGATCCGTCACGACGCGCACAGCGTCCAGGTCACGTACCAGCATGACGGCCGGCAGCGCGCACTGGCGGCATCGCACGTCGTCATCGCCGCGCCGCCGCCTGCCGTCCGCCGGCTCACGCTCGATCCGCCCCTGCCCGAGCCGCAGCAGGATGCCTACGCCAGCCTGCCCATGGGGCAGGTGACCAAAGTGCTGTTTCAGGTGCGCCGCCGCTTCTGGCAGGATCAGGGCGTCAACGGCCGGGCGTTCACCGATGGGCTGGTGCAGGCCAGCTACGAGACGACAGCCGGCCAACCCGGCAGGCGCGCCATCCTGACCGTCTACACCGGCGACGAGACGGCCGCGCGGCTGGCAGCCATGCCAGCCGACGAACGGCGCGCCGCCTGCCTGCGCGAGTTGGAGACGCTCTACCCCGGCTGCTCGGCTGAGATCGAGCGGGTCGAGACGGCCGCCTGGGTGGTCAACGGCCCGAGCGGAGGCGCGTACTCGCACTTCCGGCCCGGCGACCTCGCGGAGCATGGCCCGTGGCTGGCGGAGCCGTTCGGGCGGCTGCACTTCGCGGGGGAGCACACAGACCAGTGGCAGGCCACGATGAACGGCGCGTTGGCGAGCGGCCAGCGCGCGGCGCGGGAGATCCTGAGCGCGGCGAGCGCCCGCTGA
- a CDS encoding VOC family protein — MARRFQVTIDCADPARLAAFWAETLGYKIQDPPEGFASWEAFLEAQQVPRALWNSASAIVDPAGTGTRIFFQQVPEGKAAKNRLHLDVSVADGPHAPLEDRKRKVQEAADQLVQRGATFVETRDMRGEHWAVMRDPEDNEFCIQ; from the coding sequence ATGGCTCGTAGGTTTCAGGTCACCATCGACTGCGCCGACCCTGCCCGCCTCGCGGCGTTCTGGGCCGAGACGCTCGGCTACAAGATTCAGGATCCGCCGGAGGGCTTCGCCTCCTGGGAGGCGTTCCTCGAAGCGCAACAGGTGCCGCGTGCGCTCTGGAACTCGGCCAGCGCCATCGTCGATCCGGCCGGGACCGGCACGCGGATCTTCTTCCAGCAGGTGCCAGAGGGCAAGGCGGCCAAGAATCGCCTGCACCTGGACGTTTCGGTCGCGGATGGCCCGCACGCGCCGCTCGAGGATCGCAAGCGGAAGGTGCAGGAGGCCGCCGACCAGCTGGTGCAGCGGGGCGCGACGTTCGTGGAGACGCGCGACATGCGTGGCGAGCACTGGGCCGTCATGCGCGACCCGGAGGACAACGAGTTCTGCATCCAGTAG
- a CDS encoding Gfo/Idh/MocA family oxidoreductase: MSTSDRPLRHAIVGVGAAVLGMHRSAFGLPTTQIVGVTDVNHAAAETRAEEFGCPAFPDAVTTIEQTRPDVVVIMTPHPFHADIAVRALEAGCHVLCEKPMAVHAGEADRMIAAAERTGQLLAVSLQFRHRPEVVAAKRLIDEGRLGQLQRVDVVACWTRAERYYRQTPWRGTWKGEGGGVLMNQAPHNLDLACYLAGPPSRVVAWTRTRLQPIQAEDTAHAMLAWESGALGTVHVSTAEADLGDRIEILGTGGRLTIRPGSLEAETFERDVRLHIRETEILWSSPPAHPLPVSLPPGEADHAAVYRDLHSAILHGTPLAADGRQGRLSLELANAITLSARRDIPVPLPLDRAAYLTLLHELRSGGG; encoded by the coding sequence ATGAGCACGTCTGATCGTCCGCTGCGCCACGCCATCGTCGGGGTGGGCGCAGCCGTCCTCGGGATGCACCGGTCCGCGTTCGGGCTGCCCACCACCCAGATCGTGGGCGTGACGGACGTGAACCACGCCGCCGCCGAGACGCGCGCCGAGGAGTTTGGCTGCCCGGCCTTCCCAGACGCCGTGACGACGATCGAGCAGACGCGCCCGGACGTCGTCGTCATCATGACACCGCACCCGTTCCACGCCGATATTGCCGTGCGGGCGCTGGAGGCCGGCTGCCACGTCCTCTGCGAGAAGCCGATGGCCGTCCACGCCGGTGAGGCCGACCGGATGATTGCGGCGGCCGAGCGGACGGGACAGCTGCTGGCCGTCAGCCTCCAGTTTCGGCACCGGCCGGAGGTGGTGGCAGCAAAACGGCTGATCGACGAGGGCCGGCTCGGGCAGTTGCAGCGGGTGGACGTGGTCGCCTGCTGGACCCGCGCCGAGCGCTACTACCGCCAGACTCCCTGGCGCGGCACCTGGAAAGGCGAGGGCGGCGGCGTGCTGATGAACCAGGCCCCGCACAACCTCGATCTGGCCTGCTACCTCGCCGGCCCGCCGAGCCGGGTGGTGGCCTGGACGCGCACACGCCTCCAGCCGATCCAGGCCGAGGATACCGCCCACGCCATGCTGGCCTGGGAGAGCGGCGCGCTCGGGACGGTCCACGTGAGCACCGCCGAGGCCGACCTGGGCGACCGTATCGAGATCCTCGGAACCGGCGGCCGGCTGACGATCCGGCCCGGCAGCCTGGAGGCCGAGACGTTCGAGCGGGATGTGCGCCTGCACATCCGCGAGACGGAGATCCTCTGGAGCAGCCCCCCGGCCCACCCGCTGCCGGTCAGCCTGCCGCCCGGCGAGGCCGATCACGCGGCGGTCTACCGCGATCTCCACAGCGCCATCCTGCACGGCACGCCGCTGGCGGCAGACGGACGGCAGGGACGGTTGTCGCTGGAGCTGGCGAACGCCATCACCCTGTCGGCTCGGCGGGACATCCCCGTCCCGTTGCCGCTGGACCGCGCCGCCTACCTGACACTGCTGCACGAGCTGCGCTCGGGCGGCGGCTGA
- a CDS encoding PQQ-dependent sugar dehydrogenase, giving the protein MGVLWIVAALLPLLAGLGGPGDGLATVAAAPLAAPDNSITLVPFLSGLSSPIFLTHANDATGRLFVVEQGGQIKVVANGVVQPTPFLDLSSLVVAGGEQGLLGLAFHPRYPINGRFFVFYTAKPPPGAGNNTVVEYRVSSGNPNIADPSPVRTLLSIADRYTNHNGGMLAFGQDGYLYIGTGDEGSGGDPEENAQNLNSLFGKLLRVDVDNGGNPFPPGFTYAIPPGNPFAGQAGVRPEIWAYGFRNPWRWSFDRVTGDLLIGDVGQGVWEEVDVIPRGQGGGNYGWDDREGAHCYEPSTGCLTANRIDPILEYSHAANAGPCASITGGYRYRGSAYPALAGAYFYADYCTGRIWKGLSFGGGWTAVEALDTTHNISSFGEDQAGELYVLTAGGSVFRLTPAGQPSCAPRPRVTLQSVQTAPGTLTVTLSATNNTSIANNTLQAVEVFRLANASASLGSQSNQTAPFTVTLPGGTTSTQLVVRRVQAGQAFTANLRVTDGCGPWTTFVGGGPNVP; this is encoded by the coding sequence ATGGGTGTGCTGTGGATTGTGGCGGCGTTGCTGCCGCTCCTGGCCGGGCTGGGCGGCCCCGGCGACGGGCTGGCGACGGTCGCGGCTGCCCCACTGGCCGCGCCAGACAACTCCATCACGCTCGTCCCGTTCCTGAGCGGCCTCAGCAGCCCGATCTTTCTGACCCACGCGAATGACGCCACCGGCCGCCTGTTCGTGGTGGAGCAGGGCGGCCAAATCAAGGTGGTGGCGAACGGCGTGGTGCAGCCGACGCCGTTCCTCGATCTCTCATCGCTCGTGGTCGCGGGCGGCGAGCAAGGGCTGCTCGGCCTTGCGTTTCACCCGCGGTATCCGATCAACGGCCGCTTCTTCGTCTTCTACACGGCCAAGCCGCCGCCGGGGGCGGGCAACAACACGGTGGTCGAGTACCGCGTGTCCTCAGGCAATCCGAACATCGCCGATCCGTCGCCGGTCCGCACGCTGCTGTCCATCGCCGACCGCTACACCAACCACAACGGCGGCATGCTGGCGTTCGGCCAGGACGGCTACCTCTACATCGGCACTGGCGACGAGGGGAGCGGTGGGGATCCCGAAGAGAACGCCCAGAACCTCAACTCGCTGTTCGGCAAGCTGCTCCGGGTGGACGTGGACAACGGCGGCAATCCGTTCCCACCCGGCTTCACCTACGCCATCCCCCCAGGCAACCCGTTCGCGGGGCAGGCGGGCGTCCGCCCGGAGATCTGGGCCTACGGCTTTCGCAATCCGTGGCGCTGGAGCTTCGACCGGGTGACCGGCGATCTGCTGATCGGGGATGTCGGGCAGGGCGTTTGGGAGGAAGTAGACGTCATCCCGCGCGGACAGGGCGGCGGCAATTACGGCTGGGACGACCGCGAGGGCGCACACTGCTACGAGCCGTCCACAGGCTGCCTGACGGCCAACCGCATCGACCCGATCCTTGAGTACAGCCACGCCGCCAACGCTGGCCCCTGCGCGTCGATCACCGGCGGCTACCGCTATCGTGGCTCGGCCTATCCCGCGCTGGCCGGCGCCTACTTCTACGCCGACTACTGCACCGGCCGCATCTGGAAGGGCCTCTCTTTCGGCGGCGGCTGGACGGCCGTCGAAGCGCTCGACACCACACACAACATCAGCTCGTTCGGGGAGGACCAGGCCGGCGAGCTGTACGTCCTTACGGCCGGCGGCTCCGTCTTTCGGCTCACACCGGCCGGCCAGCCGTCCTGCGCCCCCCGTCCCCGCGTGACGCTCCAGTCCGTGCAGACGGCCCCCGGCACGCTGACCGTGACCCTGTCAGCCACCAACAACACCAGCATCGCCAACAACACGCTGCAAGCGGTCGAGGTGTTCAGGCTGGCCAACGCCTCGGCGAGCCTGGGCAGCCAGTCGAACCAGACCGCCCCGTTCACCGTGACGCTGCCCGGCGGCACGACCTCCACCCAGCTGGTGGTGAGACGGGTCCAGGCCGGGCAGGCATTCACCGCCAACCTGCGGGTAACCGATGGCTGCGGCCCCTGGACGACATTCGTCGGCGGCGGCCCGAACGTGCCGTAG